In Kitasatospora viridis, the DNA window CAGCGGCGCGCGCCCGCCGAACGTGTAGGCGAGGTCCTGCGGCTGCGGGGTCAGCCGGACGGTCTCGGGCAGGCTCACGAGGTCTCCTCATCGGTGGGGGTGGGGGCGGTGACGCCCCGCACGATGAACATATTGCCCGCGACCCGACCCCCGGACACGCCGCCGCGGCCGGCCGCCGTCCAGGGCAGCCGACCGCGGCGGAGGGGGTGTCAGTTCAGCGCGAAGTCGTCCGCGTTCACCGCGCCCTGGCCGTACCAGCCGTGCACGTAGACCGTGACGGTCCCGCTGCTGCCGGTGGTGAACGGCACCGTCACCTGGGTCCAGGTCGTGCTGTTGGACCAGGCGCTGGCCGTCGCGCCGCCCGAGACGCCCACGTAGGCGTACGGGCCCTGGACCCACGCCGTCAGCGTGTAGCTGTGGTTGGGGGAGAGGGTGACGGTCTGGTCGGTCTCGCCGGTGCTGCCCGCCGTGGGCGTCACCTGGAGCGCGTAGGAGCCGGAGTGGACCGGGCTGCCGACCACCGCGCCGGCGCCCGTCCACGGGCTCAGGTTGCCGGTCTCGAAGCCGGGGTTGGCGAGCAGGCCGCCGCCACCCGTCCCGCCACCGCCGCTGCCGGTGACCGTGAGCGTGTAGGTCGCGCTGTGGCTGCCGGAGCTCGCGGCGCCGGTCACGGTGATCGGGTAGGAGCCGGGCGCCACCGAGGAGCCGACCGTCGCCGTCAGCGTCGAGCCGGCACCGGAGTTGACCGAGGCCGGGCTGAACGAGACGCTCACGCCGGCGGGCGCACCGGAGGCGGAGAGGCTGACCGCCTCGGCACTCCCGGCCGTCACCGCGGTCGACACGGCCGCCGTGACCGAGCCGCCCTGGGCCACCGAGGCCGACCCCGGAGCGAGCGAGAGCGAGAAGTCGCTGCTCGTCGTCCCGCCACCGCCCCCGCCGCCGGTGCCCGCGTACGGGACGAACGCGTCGGTGAAGGCCAGGCTGGCCTGGCCGAGCTGGGTGCAGGTGGACAGCGAGTTGGCGGTACCGCTGCACGGCTGGTCACGGTTGACGGACCAGAAGGCGAGCCGGCCGACGCCGTGCTGGGCGGCGAAGCCCTCCACCGTCTGCGCGTCCGCCAGCGTGAAGGTCGAGCCGTCGTCGTTCTTGCCGATCATCGGGGTGATCCCGAGGTTGGCGTAGGTGTAACTGGGATCGACCGACTGCATCTGGGCCAGCGTGGCCTGGGCGGCGGAGACCGAGCCCTGGCCCATCTCGGTGCCGGTGCCCGTGTAGTAGTCCATCGTCATGATGTTGACCACGTCGATCTTGATGCCCGCGTTCTTCGCGGCGGTGAGGATGTTCACGCCGTCACCGGTGAGACCGTTCGCCAGCACCGGCAGCGTCATCGAGAACTGCAGACCGGGGTTGGTCGCCTTGAGGTCCTTCATCGCCTGCATCTGCCGCGCCACCGAGGCGGTGTCCGCGACGGCGGCACCCTCGACGTCGAAGTCCAGCTGGGTGACGCCGTAGTCGTTGATCAGGGCCTGGTAGCCGGCGTCGATGCTGCTCTGCGTCGTACAGGTCCACGCGAGCGGCTCACCGGACGCACCGCCGGAGGAGATGATCAGCGAGGCCCCCTCGGACTTCGCCTTGGCGATCAGCGGATCGGTGAACGAGTCGGCC includes these proteins:
- a CDS encoding carbohydrate binding domain-containing protein — protein: MRTARIAASVSAVALATAGSMVALAPTSSAAAGGSAVSSSAVGSSVYSVAPYVDMSNGQEGLLDTAITAHGLKAYTAAFVLGSGCNQIWGDTLPIGADSFTDPLIAKAKSEGASLIISSGGASGEPLAWTCTTQSSIDAGYQALINDYGVTQLDFDVEGAAVADTASVARQMQAMKDLKATNPGLQFSMTLPVLANGLTGDGVNILTAAKNAGIKIDVVNIMTMDYYTGTGTEMGQGSVSAAQATLAQMQSVDPSYTYANLGITPMIGKNDDGSTFTLADAQTVEGFAAQHGVGRLAFWSVNRDQPCSGTANSLSTCTQLGQASLAFTDAFVPYAGTGGGGGGGTTSSDFSLSLAPGSASVAQGGSVTAAVSTAVTAGSAEAVSLSASGAPAGVSVSFSPASVNSGAGSTLTATVGSSVAPGSYPITVTGAASSGSHSATYTLTVTGSGGGGTGGGGLLANPGFETGNLSPWTGAGAVVGSPVHSGSYALQVTPTAGSTGETDQTVTLSPNHSYTLTAWVQGPYAYVGVSGGATASAWSNSTTWTQVTVPFTTGSSGTVTVYVHGWYGQGAVNADDFALN